The genomic window TCGGCGGTGCGTTTCGTACAAAAGGCATCATAAACATCACGACCGCGCCGTCGTCACCGTCAGGTGAAGCCTTTGCCCGTCCTCCATCAAGAGAGATAGTAGCTGGCAGTCGCTCGCGGGCTTGCTGATGGCAATCGCGACCTTGCGCCGCCCGGAATAGTATCTCAGGAGGGCTTCTTTGACGTCCTCTGCAAGGATTTCTCGAGGGTCTGAAAGCGCGGTAGCTATCATGCTCTTTTTTGACCCTCTCAATTCCTGAACGGAAAGCGGATCATGCGCATGAGTAGACGAGCCTCGACGTGGATGCCAACCGGAGAGACCATGAGCAGCTTGGAATGAACGCGACACTGACGGCACACTAGAGGAGCGCGGGGACTTTTTTTGCGTTTTATGACGGATAAGCGACGAAAAAAGGCGGCAACGCGCCGATCCGCGCTGCAGACACCGTACCAGCGTTTGGTCAGTCTTCGCATGGAGTCTCAACGGGCGCACCTTTACGCGATCCAATACGACCATCGTCTTGAAGCCCTTAATGTCCGGGTTCACACAGGATTATCGCCGAGTGAACTCCTCGTATTCTTCCATGCTAGTGGCGTATAACGTATAGGAGGAAGTCCGCGTCTCCGTGACGTCGAATCCGTTGACGACCTCGGCTGATGATTTGATGGCCCTTTTGAATCTATCAGATGATATCTGACCGCTCCCGCTCCATAGTCCCTAGCACAAGCATTTGAACAGGCCGTCCTATCGCCTTCGTCGAAAGGCTGCGGTAAGAGTCCCATCAGTTCAGAGTTGTAAGTCAGGGATGTTGGCGTGCACGGTGGAAGGCTGTGAGTGGCTTGGACCGCAAATCGGAATGCCCGTGAGTCTCTGAGCGACCCGCCGAATTGGATTCAGCGCAGGCAGGCGAGGAGACGAATGACCGTCGGCAAATATCAGTTCAGGCACGAGCTGCGAAAGCTGATCGAGAAGCTCATCACCGCATCGAGCACGTTCCAAGACTACGTCCTTATCACCGGGCAGCTAGAAGAGGCGCGGTACCTGTTGGACCTGGAGGCCGAGAAGTTTCCGGATGAGGAGGTCGACGCCTTCGAATTGTAGCCCTTCGCGCTAGCTTAGAGGACAGTACCCGCAGCGGACCTCGACATGGCCCGGATTGCCGTCATCGCTTCGGATGGAGGTGCTGAAATACACTGGATAAGACGGCCAAATGCAGGATTTTGGCGCGAACCTGCGTCTCGTTGCATTATCGATTAGGTAATGCTGCAATGTGAAGCCGAGACGACACACTCAGGTGAAGGAGATTGCCCGTTCGTTGCGTACAGTGTTGGTCGGAGCAAAAGGCGCCCAAAGCGCTGGCAAAGTCAGTGCGCCGGCCCAGCCAGAACCAGGGGGCAACGCGGATGGGAGATATAATGTTCGAACGCGATGGTGACTTGATCTCTCAACTTCTGCTTTACGCGATCCTGTTGCTTATTCTTGCGTCTCTGCTGATTGCTGCATGGCAGATTGCAGGATGACCGAAACCGATCGCCGTATGACTAAACCGATCCGCGAGTTGCTGGAGGCTTTGATCGATCGCGATCGTGGCAGGGAAATCGGGTTCGCGGCAACAACTCTCTGCTGCGTAACAATCATTCCGTTGCCGCGCAGATCCAATTTCAGGTTCGTGCCCGAATGACAGCCCGAACAAGGTCGCGCTCTTCATCGACGGCGCCAATCTCCATGCAACCGCCAACCAGAGCTGCGAAAGCTGGCATGGCCCCATGGGTGCGTCCTTGGGCCAACTGTCCAGGCGGCCTCGTTCACAGACTCCAAGAAAGGTGCATTTTAGAGGCGTCCAAAGGCACAGCCCAGCCAGGGGGTTAACCCAGGTCAACGAACTGTGGTGACGGGTACTGGTGCCGGCCGGCTAGGCGTTGCGTCCCTAGAAAGGCGGATGGGAGCGATGGATGCGAAGTCATCCGGTAACCTTTCGAAGAGAAGGTGGATTCGCGCAATTATGGCGCAGCGCAGGAGGGAGCTTTCGATCAAACTCAGGTTGTGATGATTGTCTGTGTCGTTCGCTTCGGAGCCCGCCTACGCGGCGCGTCGCAACACCAGCTTTGCGCAAACCCGCAAAGTACCAAGGGCAAACAGTGCGCACGCGAGGTGGCAAGGGCGATCGCGATTCGATGGGCGCACCCGCGACCAGATCTGGGCCGCGTGTCTTGGTCGATGATGGTCGCTTGACTTCCTGCACGAGCCTCGAAATGCCTACGAGTTGTCGGGGTTCGCGGAGCGAGGCTAGATCAGGGGCCAGCTGTTGTTGCGCTTCGGGGCTCATTCGGCGTGAAGGCCGCGTAACATTCTCGGCATTTCCGAGCACTTACGGCGACCACCGCGCCGGCGCGGGTTGGTGAGCACCGCCGACGACGCCGACCGTTATCAAAAACTTCAAGCCGAGTGACAAGAGGACCGTCAGTAAGGATATCCATAAGGACAGTCAGGACCCGGGGCAATATCTGCAAGGCGGCCGCCCTCGGAAGAATACATTTGGACCACTAGCGCGGCATTTCCAATACGCGAGGCTAACTTGCTCGCTGTTCGCAGGCGGCCGTATCTGGGAAGAGAAACCAGGGTTTGATGCTGATCCCTTTGCGAAGCGAATACATGTAGAAGATTGGAAGGCTTTGGGGAAAAAGCCCTCGAAATTCGCTTCCATTGAAGGTGATGAAAATTGAGTCAGGAAATGCGCGTTCGACCGCACGTTTTTCGACCATGTTCATCCGGTAATATTCTAATGCGCCCTCTTCACAACTTCCATTTCCGCGATACCATTTCATCGCGCTCGCAAGCAGCCGCTGGAACGTCGGCTCCGGTACGATCTCATCGATTAAAGGACTTGTGTTATCCGCTTCCGCGGCCTTTGTGAGGTCGCCCAACCAACAGCTCTCGAAACCGCGTTCGCGGGCGCCATCCGCAACCTCATCAAAATATTGGCGTATGTTCTGTGATGAATGTCCGTTCAATTCCGCATGGGTATCGGTGAAAATCAATCTCAGTGCTGCCCCGGGCGCGTATGTTTTATTGATTCGGCGGGTGAAGGCAGCCAAATAGTTCAGGCATTCGAAGTCCGGCTTGTCGATGTTGGACCGCGGACCTTTGCCCCAATAGAGCACAAACGGAACGGGATTTCTTAGCGCCATTGATTTGGAAATGCTCTGCAACATTGCAACAGCATTATCAGGCTGCTCACGCTTAAAAGCCCAGGTATTAAAGGCTTGCAGGACCTTTTCTGGCACGATCTCCTTGGCTCGAGGAGGGGCAGGCACCGCAATTTCGATTGGTCCTCCAAATCCTCCGTCAACTGCTTTGTTGCCAAACGGTTTCGGACAAGCCGTTATTTCAGTGTTGGTTAATGGGTCTTCTTTCGAACCAACCGTATCGCAACCCGACATATGAACTCCGAAAGAAGATCTTTTTATCGCGGGGTTAATAATCGGTTATTTTTCTCAACGTCAACTCGGAAGAGTGGTGGCCCATCTATTAAGGTTAACCTTCCACGATCGGTTGCCGCTCAATGAAGTTAAGTCGCCCGAAATATCCGACGAGTAAGCCCTGCCGATAGGGGGCCTGTTTTCGGCATGAATTTACAAATCCTAGAGCTGCCAAAGCTGATTGCTGAGCGTCGAAGCTCGGCAATTTTCGGCCTGGTGATCATCACCATGATGTGGGCAGGAGTTGCTGTAAAATACTTCGGCGATGTTCGGGGGGACCAAAGAGAGGCGTATCGGGACGCTCATAATTTTGCGCTGGTATTCGAAGAGAATGTTCTTCGATCAATCGGAGAAATTGATAAGGCGCTCCTATACTTGCGACGGAGCATTGAGACTCGGAAAAATTCGGTTAGTTTTAGCGCTATTGCCAACACGACCGACGTGCTGAGCGACATCATCGTCCAAGTCGCCATTATTGATGACAAGGGAATTATGCGCGCGTCGAACAGTGGTCCTCAACCCGCGCCTGCCCTGGATCTAAGCGATCGGGAGCACTTTAAGTTTCATTTGAACAACATCGCGGATCAGCTTTTTATCAGCAAGCCGGTGGTTGGCCGCGTCAGCGGAAAATGGTCCGTGCAATTCACACGCCGCTTCGTGAACAGTGACCAGACGTTCGGCGGCGTCGTCGTGGCCTCGCTCAATCCGGACCATTTGACGAAATTCTACAACAATATCAATTTTGGATCGGCGGCGGCGATCGCCCTGATCGGAAGTGATGGCGTGGTTCGTTCGAGTGGCGGGAGCGCGGTCGGTTACGCACTTGGAGACGATCTTAGCGGAACAGAATTGCTCGACCAAATGCGAGCCGGGGTCGAAACCACATTTGAGAGCGTTGATCCTGCCAACAACGAGGCGCGTTTCATTACTATCCGCAAGGTCAAGGGCTATCCGTTGTGGGTCAGCGTTAGCTTGAATAAAAGCCAGATCTTGGAAAGCTCTCGGAACGCCCTCAAGTTGAATTCGTTGGTGGGCACCGTACTTACTTTGCTGGTTCTCATTGCTCTTGAGCAGCTTCTACGGATAGACGCGAAGGCAAGACAAAAAGCGAATCAGCTTGACCTCACGCTCGAGTATATGAACCAAGGAATTATGCTGGTTACCCATGATCAGCAGATTCCGATTATCAATCGTCGCTGCGGCGAGTTGCTCGATTTGCCCGTAGAGTTCATCCAGAACCCACCAAGAGTCGATCAGCTTGCCGAATACGAGACACCTACGGGTAGATTGACCGAGGCTTCTGTTCGGATCTTGGCAGATCTTGTCGCAGGAGAACTTGGCGTTAGCGAACGAACGATGCCGGATGGATCAATCATCGAGATTCGCAGGGAAAGTCTCCCCGATGGTGGATTCGTCCAAACCTTCACCGACGTCACGAAAAGATCGCGTGCTGAAGCAGATGCAGTCCGCCTTAGTTCTGAGGATTCACTCACCGGTCTCCCAAATCGGCGGATGTTCCGCTCCATGCTCGACCAGATGAGCCGCCGGCAACCACCGGCGGTAGACAACGGGCAGGCAGGGGCGGAATTCGCCGTCCTGTTTCTTGATCTTGATCGTTTTAAAGCTATCAACGATACGCTTGGGCATCAGACCGGTGACTTGCTCCTGCAGGAGATGACCCGGCGCTTAAAGAGTACGCTCGGTGCAAATGAAGTGCTGGCACGCCTCGGCGGGGATGAATTCGCAGTTGTTGTGCCGACGGTTGAGTCTCGACCAGCGATCGAGGCCCTGGCGAATAGCATGATCGAGGCAGCACAGAAGCCCTTTGAGATTGGCGGCCACCGAATCCGTTCTGGAATCAGTATCGGTATCGCCATTGGACCGTGCGATGGAGCAAATTGCGACGACCTTCTGATTGCCGCCGATCTGGCACTATACGCAGTCAAAGCCCAAGGTCGCGGCAGCTATAGATTCTATCATGCTGCAATGAACAGGGAGCTTCGGGAACGACGGCGGCTTGAGATGGATCTGCGCGAGGCGATCGAGCAAAATGAGATGGAATTATATTATCAGCCCATCCTCAATATGCGGAGCAACACCATAACCGGATTCGAAGCCCTGGCGCGATGGCGCCATCCGGTCAATGGCATGGTACCGCCGGCAACATTCATCGCGGTAGCGGAGGATACTGGACTCATCCAACCTCTTGGCGAGTGGGCGCTGAGAGAGGCGTGCCGCTGCGCCGCGCACTGGCCGAACGACCTTACGATAGCGGTCAATCTTTCTCCGATTCAATTTGCAGCTTCCAATCTCTCCGAGGTCGTGAGACGCGCCCTGGCGGAAACCGGACTTCAGCCGCATCGCCTTGAGCTTGAAATTACCGAGGGAGTATTCATGACCAATAATGAATCCACCCTATCTACCCTGCGTCAGTTGAAGCAACTCGGCGTCCGTATTTCGTTGGACGATTTCGGTACCGGGTATTCCTCTCTCAGTTATCTCCGCAGCTTCCCATTCGACAAAATCAAGATAGATAGGTCGTTTGTTTCTGACCTTGCTGAAGGCACCGAGCATGTTGTGATTGTGCAAGCCGTGGTGAGTATTGCTCGCGCTCTGGGAATGACCACGTTGGCAGAAGGCATCGAAACCGTCGGACAGTACGAATTTCTCGCGGCGCTCGATTGCGACGAAGGGCAAGGCTATCTGTTCAGTCCGCCTGTTCCAATAGCGAAAGTTCCTGAAATGATTGCCAAATGGTCACCCGGGCGCAAATTTGTCGCCTAGAGTTTGGGACCGCTCGTCTAGCCAGCGACTTTCTGAAGGCTGTATTCTCCAGTTTGTTCACCGGAGATCAACTTCTTGGTTGGTCGCCGAGCCTCGTGCACGAGCAGGAACAGGCCCGATGCAACAACAATGGCGGACCCGATCAGAAGCCAAAGCGTCGGTACATCGTCCCAAACGAAAAATCCGATCGCAAGTGCCCAGACGAGCGTCAGGTAATAGAATGGCGAGACGGCGGCGGCCGGGGCTAGGTGGAGTGCTTGCGTCCAAAAATATTGTGCCGCGGCGTTTGTAAGACCGCTCAGGGTCAACATGATTGCGTCAGCCGGCGCGGGCATCCGGAATCCAAACAGCAGCAAGAAGGAGTGAAAGAAGGTTACTGTAAGCATCTGCCACATCAACAGCGTCTTTGCAGATTCTGTTGCGGTCATTCCGCGAACGGCAACCGTGACGCTGCCATACATAACCGCGTTTGCCAGCGCAAACAATGCGCCAATCTGCAACGAATCTGCACCTGGATTTACCACAACGAGAACCCCGACGAATCCCGTTACCAGCGCGCTCCAACGCGCGATTCCGGCACGCTCCTTAAGCCAGATAAAAGACAGCAAGGCCGCCCACAACGATGCAGAAAAATTGATTGCGATCGCTCCTGCAAGCGGCATCAGACTAACGGCGATGACAGTGAACGTCTGCGAGATCGACTGCGACAGCCCGCGCGCAAGGTGGGCGCGGGGCCGCCGAGTGTTAAAGACTGACATGCCCGTTGCCGGCAGGATCAATGCGGCACAGAGGACAAACGCAGAAGCGGAGCGAAAGAACATAACCTCGCCAACGGGATAGAGAGCGGCTTGCCATTTCGATAGTGCGCTCGATAGTGCGAACATCACGCTCGCGGCGATCATGCAGTATATTCCGCGAACAACGTCATCCTTCCGCAAGCCGGGAATGGCCATCGGGTTCTGTGGATGGCCAGCGGTGTCCGTAAGATCGCTCATCATGCGTTCCATGAAATTGGAAAGATAGCGTCAGCGTTTGCCGCGGCACTATCGCTCGCGAGCCACCAACAAAAGTTGGTCTCACTTAGCTTAAGTCTTAAGGAAGTGTTATGGGTAACAGAAACAATTCTTGGTTAATTTTCGCGAAACATGGCGGCGTCTGATTGCCGAACAGCCGAGCCGAATACCCGTGCCCCAGGCAATTGCCGAGGAAATGTCTAAATGTGTTCATTTTCTTCCAACTAAATCTGGAGCCATTCGGGATAGGTTGCCGACACTGAAATCTGAATTGGGTGGGAGCGGCAATCGTGAAAGTTGAGCTTAACGACGTGCGTTCTGGCAAGGAAAGTAAAACTCTCGTCTCTTCCCACTTGATATGCTTGGACGGAACGTGGTGGGCAATTGATGTCAACGATCCAGATCTAGAAGCTCATTTGAAGCAGTCGGCTCGCTGCGGCGTTGTGCTGTCAGCTGTGCGTGAACGGAAAACCATTAATGGACCCGAACTGCCGCGCAAGGGGCGCCAGCGTCGATCGGCTCAAGACCGCGGTGGTCGAGGAGCAGAAGCTCGATGCGGTCGAGATCGTATAATAGGCGTTGATGGTGACCGTCGCCGCGCGCCAGGCGAGCTCGGCGAACAGTCGCGATAGGCGCTTATAGAGCACGAAACGATTGTCGCGGCAGGGCTTATTTGCCGAATCTGAAGGTCAGCCAGTAGGACGCCGCCGGCCCTTCTGGCCTCTGGTTCAGATGGCCATTTTGACAGTCGCACGCATCGTGCTCCTAAATGTTAGGTCCTCGTTGAGCGGGCTCCGTTCATTATCCGCGGAGCTTGTTGGGTCTCGCCGGAGACCAGCCAGCTGTCGTCAGTGCATGGATGTCGCTGCGGTTGTGACGCTGGATCGACGTGGAACAGCTCTAAGGTCGAGATAGGTTTCCAAGATGGCAGAGTTCCTATCATCTTCATAATCATGGTCTGATCCCCACTGCGATGAGATTGCCTGTCCCGATCTCGGCCTCCAGGAGCTTCATGGGGGCGCAGCGATCTCGGTGCGCTGCGGCTCGGGCAGCGAGTCCACGTGCGGCTTAGTCTATTCGATGAGGTTGAGAAGTCACGGAACGCCAGCGGTTGAAGCTGGTCGAAGACGTTGATACGGCTATTCGTACGCAAAGTGACGCGCAAATTATCATCGTGGAGTGGTTCGTTATTTGCGGGATGCCCTGCTGCTGCGGAACGGCGGCTTCGCGCCTCCGATGTACCTACCGATAGCGACCTAGTTGATCGATATCGGCCTTACGCTTGACGCTGAACAACAAGACGATGTGACGAACTTGGTGCAGTAGGGTGATATTGCAAGTCACATTCTTATCCTGGGATTATTCGGCTAGCAATGCCAGCGCCGCACACGGCGTCGCGCGGCATGATGGTCTATCGGTTTGCCCAAGGCGCTTCAAGCGGCAGGCGTCGACCATTGCTTATTTTGGTCGAGCAGGGCGAAGATGCGGTCGGCTGATACCGGCCGACCGATGAGATATCCTTGGACTTCATCACAGCTGGTTTGGCGCAAACACTCTAGCTGCTCGGCAGTCTCGACGCCTTCCGCGACCACGCCAATGTGCAGATCCTGCGCCAGCGTGATTATTGATTTTACGATCGCCGCGCTATCCGGCCGTGTTAGCATGTCGCGTATAAAGGACTGATCGATTTTGATGCGGGTGTAAGGCAATTTCAGCAAATAGGTCAGCGACGAAAATCCTGTTCCGAAATCGTCGAGCGCCACCGTAACCCCCAGTTGCAGGAGTGAATTCAGGATCGATGATGCCGGCCCGTACTTTGAAATCAGCATCGACTCCGTTATTTCGATTTCAAGGCGGCTAGGGGCAACTCTGGCCTCCGCCAGGACCTGCACGATTGTTTGCAGGATGCTGGTGTTATGGAATTGAGCTGCAGAGAAATTCACGGCGACCCTGAGATCAGAGGGCCAGTTCGACAGCGTTGAGCAGGCGCGTCGGACCACCCACTCACCGATCGGGTGGATCAAGCCGGTTTCCTCGGCAATTGGAATGAATTCAGCCGGCGAAATGACTCCCCGGACAGGGTGCTGCCAGCGCAGCAAGGCCTCAAAGCCGGTTACTCGGTTTTCGCGAATATCAAAGAACGGTTGGTAGACGAGAAAAAGCTCGTCTCTCCCGATCGCCTGCTCCAGATCTCGTTGCAGCGCCCTGCGATCGCGCGCTGATTTGTCGTCGCTGACCTCAAAGAAGCGTACCGTTCCGGGCCCCGCTTTTTTTGCGCGATAGAGCGCAAGGTCGGCATTTTTCAGGAGCTCATGAGGCGTATTGCCGTCGCGCGGGGCCACCACGATTCCGACGCTCGTCGTGCCCGCGACCTCGCATCTTTCGATCAGGAATGGCTCGCCGAAAGCGCCGACGAAGCGCTCGGCGATTTCCAACGCGTCTTCTACTTTGGCCAGATTGGTCATAATCAGCGCAAATTCGTCCCCGCCGATCCGCGCGACATTATCGGTCTCACGCGCGCATCGCTGCAGTCTCGCCGCGGCCTGAATGAGAAACTCATCTCCTGCGGGGTGGCCGAATTTGTCGTTCACCTCCTTAAAGCGATCGAGATCAAGGAGAAAAACCGCGAATCCCTCGCCAGATCGAGCCAACCGGTTGAGGGCAGCTTCGAGGCTTTCGTTGAAGGCGAAACGGTTCGGCAACTGGGTCAGGGCATCCCGCCGGACCCTCCGTTCGGCTTCCAATTGAGCAATGGTGCGTTTCGTGAATTCGAAAGAATGGGCGAAAACGCCGCGCAGAAGCACGAAGCCATAGGCCACAACGAGGATAGCGACGAGCAGATAGACGAAATCGCCGTTTCTGCCGAGGCAGATTGCCGTACCCACGAAAATCGGAGCCGTGAATGCAACGGCCGCCACCGGAATCGTAGCGAAGGCGAATGCTCCGCCCGCGAGCATCCCGGAGCAAAGACACGTGATCACGAGTTGGCCGCCATTCGAGGCGTCGGCGAAGAAAGCTACCGGAACGACCGCCCAGGCGGTTCCAAGAACGAGCGCATTTCGCACCAGCCGATGCATGGCCTGTCGGGAGACGAACTGCGGCTTCGTAATCCGTCGGGATAAACGCGCCTTCAAGCCTATCGATAACGCGCCGCAAACCACGGCAGCTGCCCAGATCAGGGCATAGTTTCTGTTGGGCGAGTGCCAGAGGGCAATTGCAAGCACCGTCGCATTGCAAGCGTTGGCCAGCATTATGGCCAGGGAATAACCGAGCACAAGGGAGATCTGCTCCGCGCGAATGTGCCCTGCGACCGCTTCATCTGTCGCAGGGCCGCCGAAAGCCGCCAGGTCCCCCGCGAATAGCTTCGAGAGATACGAGCTCAGATATGTCCTCATCTGGGACCCCCGCAGGACTGGCTCTAACGTTGCCGCCAGTACTGGAAGGTCGCGGCAAACATTTGAGAAAAGATAAATTCTTGGAGTTCGCCACGTCCGGCGCGGCATGGGGTGGCCGAACTCATTATTTAGCGTGGCTAAGGCCGGGCCGAGAGCTGGGCGACCCCCTTGTCCTCCGTCACCCGCAAATGCGGGGGCACAGTTCTGTACGTTGCGTACTGACCTATACCTTTAATCGATCGCCGAATTCAGCTCAGCGGCCATGATGGCATCTTGTGCGCTAACCTGCGGTTGGCCGGTATGAGATCGACGGTGCTCTAACGCATCGCAAGTTACGGCCGCCTGCGCCGAGGACTTTCTCTATCGATGAGATCGGTAACGCAGCCGATCGTGGTCGCCCGACATTTCGCCGCCTTCCCGCGCCATATCCGATAGAACGAAGCAATGCTGCGGGTTCACCCCAAAAAATGCACTATACGAACGCAAGGGCAGCTCTAACGTCGCCGGCCAATAGAGGTGATGTGTGGGGCACGACGATCTCCGCATCCCTCTAACGGGTGTCCCATTCCCGAGACCTAAGTACGAGCGCTGGCGGCAGAAGGCGCTCGAGGCGGTGGCCGGCTGTTTTCTCGTCGAGCCAAGGCGGGACTACTGCCCTCGCTCCTACTGAGCAATCGTGGGTGTTTCATGCGCAATCGTGACCTCGTCTCCGACAGCTTCCTGACAGTGACCGCGGTCGGTCTGGTGGTGCTCTGCTCGAGCCTGCTTGCCTTTGCGTTCACTTAAAAGCGAACGCGCTCGTTGCGTTTCGCGCCTTGACCATGATCTTTTCGGAAAACAGGTGCCCGGATCACACTCTAACCTTCGCGGGAGCGGTGAGATGAGCAATTTCAGCCAGGAAAGCGTGCTGAGCGTCCATCACTGGACCGACAATCTCTTCAGCTTCACCACCACGCGGAATCCATCGTTCAGCTTCCGCAGCGGCGAGTTCACTACGATCGGGCTCAAGGTCGACGAAAAGCCGCTGCTGCGTGCCTACGGCCTCGCCAGCGCCCGTTACGAGGATCGGCTGGAATTCGTCTCGACCAGGGAGCCGAACGATCCCTTAACCTCCCGTCTGCAGCATTTGAAGGAGGGCGATAAGATCACGGTGAGCCGCAAGGCGACCGGGACGCTGGTCATCGATAATCTCGAGGATGGGCGCAATCTCTATCTGA from Bradyrhizobium zhanjiangense includes these protein-coding regions:
- a CDS encoding EAL domain-containing protein, encoding MNLQILELPKLIAERRSSAIFGLVIITMMWAGVAVKYFGDVRGDQREAYRDAHNFALVFEENVLRSIGEIDKALLYLRRSIETRKNSVSFSAIANTTDVLSDIIVQVAIIDDKGIMRASNSGPQPAPALDLSDREHFKFHLNNIADQLFISKPVVGRVSGKWSVQFTRRFVNSDQTFGGVVVASLNPDHLTKFYNNINFGSAAAIALIGSDGVVRSSGGSAVGYALGDDLSGTELLDQMRAGVETTFESVDPANNEARFITIRKVKGYPLWVSVSLNKSQILESSRNALKLNSLVGTVLTLLVLIALEQLLRIDAKARQKANQLDLTLEYMNQGIMLVTHDQQIPIINRRCGELLDLPVEFIQNPPRVDQLAEYETPTGRLTEASVRILADLVAGELGVSERTMPDGSIIEIRRESLPDGGFVQTFTDVTKRSRAEADAVRLSSEDSLTGLPNRRMFRSMLDQMSRRQPPAVDNGQAGAEFAVLFLDLDRFKAINDTLGHQTGDLLLQEMTRRLKSTLGANEVLARLGGDEFAVVVPTVESRPAIEALANSMIEAAQKPFEIGGHRIRSGISIGIAIGPCDGANCDDLLIAADLALYAVKAQGRGSYRFYHAAMNRELRERRRLEMDLREAIEQNEMELYYQPILNMRSNTITGFEALARWRHPVNGMVPPATFIAVAEDTGLIQPLGEWALREACRCAAHWPNDLTIAVNLSPIQFAASNLSEVVRRALAETGLQPHRLELEITEGVFMTNNESTLSTLRQLKQLGVRISLDDFGTGYSSLSYLRSFPFDKIKIDRSFVSDLAEGTEHVVIVQAVVSIARALGMTTLAEGIETVGQYEFLAALDCDEGQGYLFSPPVPIAKVPEMIAKWSPGRKFVA
- a CDS encoding DMT family transporter, whose translation is MERMMSDLTDTAGHPQNPMAIPGLRKDDVVRGIYCMIAASVMFALSSALSKWQAALYPVGEVMFFRSASAFVLCAALILPATGMSVFNTRRPRAHLARGLSQSISQTFTVIAVSLMPLAGAIAINFSASLWAALLSFIWLKERAGIARWSALVTGFVGVLVVVNPGADSLQIGALFALANAVMYGSVTVAVRGMTATESAKTLLMWQMLTVTFFHSFLLLFGFRMPAPADAIMLTLSGLTNAAAQYFWTQALHLAPAAAVSPFYYLTLVWALAIGFFVWDDVPTLWLLIGSAIVVASGLFLLVHEARRPTKKLISGEQTGEYSLQKVAG
- a CDS encoding putative bifunctional diguanylate cyclase/phosphodiesterase, yielding MRTYLSSYLSKLFAGDLAAFGGPATDEAVAGHIRAEQISLVLGYSLAIMLANACNATVLAIALWHSPNRNYALIWAAAVVCGALSIGLKARLSRRITKPQFVSRQAMHRLVRNALVLGTAWAVVPVAFFADASNGGQLVITCLCSGMLAGGAFAFATIPVAAVAFTAPIFVGTAICLGRNGDFVYLLVAILVVAYGFVLLRGVFAHSFEFTKRTIAQLEAERRVRRDALTQLPNRFAFNESLEAALNRLARSGEGFAVFLLDLDRFKEVNDKFGHPAGDEFLIQAAARLQRCARETDNVARIGGDEFALIMTNLAKVEDALEIAERFVGAFGEPFLIERCEVAGTTSVGIVVAPRDGNTPHELLKNADLALYRAKKAGPGTVRFFEVSDDKSARDRRALQRDLEQAIGRDELFLVYQPFFDIRENRVTGFEALLRWQHPVRGVISPAEFIPIAEETGLIHPIGEWVVRRACSTLSNWPSDLRVAVNFSAAQFHNTSILQTIVQVLAEARVAPSRLEIEITESMLISKYGPASSILNSLLQLGVTVALDDFGTGFSSLTYLLKLPYTRIKIDQSFIRDMLTRPDSAAIVKSIITLAQDLHIGVVAEGVETAEQLECLRQTSCDEVQGYLIGRPVSADRIFALLDQNKQWSTPAA